The following coding sequences are from one Schizosaccharomyces osmophilus chromosome 1, complete sequence window:
- the hom6 gene encoding homoserine dehydrogenase Hom6 — protein sequence MTAERTNVNVAIIGTGTIGGELLNQIKEFNVKASKNGTPSFNVVAITSTRGYCVSKDYKPIDLTQWRSLHAQNQGALSVDILLDFLSSSPLPAIMIDNTSSELVASSYPKFLAKNISIATPNKKGFSADADVYNSLVEASKTSNAHLMHEASVGAGLPIISTLKELIATGDEILKVEGIFSGTLSYIFNVWSPNGKKSTASFSDIVKVAKENGYTEPDPRDDLNGMDVARKVTILSRLAGVQVDSPSSFPVKSLIPKPLESAVNADEFMAGLPNYDAEFAKIRDEAEKEGKVVRFVGEADVVNKSTLVKLEKYDASHPFANLQSSDNIIAFTTKRYQARPLVIIGAGAGPAVTAAGVLGDMIKIMSQVRAHDAPSA from the exons ATGACTGCTGAAAGAACAAACGTAAACGTTGCTATTATTG GTACTGGTACCATTGGTGGTGAATTATTGAACCAAATCAAGGAGTTTAATGTCAAGGCCTCCAAAAATGGTACTCCTTCCTTCAACGTAGTCGCCATCACCAGCACAAGGGGTTACTGTGTCTCCAAGGACTACAAACCCATTGATTTGACCCAATGGAGAAGTTTGCATGCCCAAAACCAAGGTGCTCTCTCCGTTGACATTTTGCTCGATTTCCTCTCGAGTTCTCCTCTTCCTGCCATCATGATTGACAACACTTCTTCCGAGCTCGTCGCTAGCTCTTACCCCAAGTTTTTGGCCAAGAACATTAGCATCGCTACCCCCAACAAGAAGGGTTTCTCTGCAGATGCCGATGTCTATAACTCTTTGGTCGAGGCTTCCAAGACAAGCAATGCTCATTTGATGCACGAGGCTTCCGTTGGTGCTGGTTTGCCTATCATCTCCACACTCAAGGAACTCATTGCTACTGGTGATGAAATTCTCAAGGTCGAAGGTATTTTCTCTGGTACTTTATCTTACATTTTCAATGTTTGGTCTCCCAACGGCAAGAAGAGCACTGCCTCTTTCTCTGATATAGTCAAAGTCGCCAAAGAAAATGGCTACACTGAACCCGATCCTCGTGACGATTTGAACGGTATGGACGTTGCTCGTAAAGTCACTATTTTGTCTCGTCTTGCCGGTGTTCAAGTAGACTCTCCCAGTTCCTTCCCTGTCAAATCTTTGATTCCTAAGCCTTTGGAATCTGCCGTGAATGCCGATGAGTTTATGGCTGGCTTGCCCAATTACGATGCTGAGTTTGCCAAGATCCGCGACGAAGCTGagaaggaaggaaaggTTGTTCGTTTCGTTGGTGAAGCCGATGTTGTCAACAAGTCAACCTTGGTTAAGCTTGAAAAGTACGATGCCTCCCACCCTTTTGCTAACCTCCAATCCTCTGATAACATTATTGCTTTCACTACCAAACGTTATCAAGCACGCCCTCTTGTCATTATTGGTGCTGGTGCTGGTCCCGCCGTCACTGCTGCTGGTGTTCTTGGTGATATGATCAAGATTATGTCTCAAGTTCGTGCTCATGATGCTCCTAGCGCTTGA